The Apium graveolens cultivar Ventura chromosome 6, ASM990537v1, whole genome shotgun sequence genome contains a region encoding:
- the LOC141665998 gene encoding uncharacterized protein LOC141665998 has translation MSTTPTNPDEGNQTQGQDQDNPAMTQILHLLQLQTAALHQQPQAPQVGSFIGFQSLHSPEFTRTTDPIKMKYWMKEIEKAFALAEVGENKKTEYASFYLKDEANFWWESTKTLEENGVIIWQRLIELFLEKYLPQYLQDQLKVTFLELKQEGMTIAKYEAKFSELARFVPEYVGTEHKKAERFQQGLKA, from the coding sequence ATGTCAACTACACCAACCAACCCAGATGAGGGTAACCAGACTCAAGGTCAAGATCAAGATAATCCTGCCATGACTCAAATTCTCCACCTTCTTCAGTTGCAAACCGCTGCTTTACACCAGCAGCCCCAAGCTCCTCAAGTCGGAAGCTTTATAGGTTTCCAGTCGCTTCACTCACCGGAATTTACAAGAACAACAGATCCAATTAAAATGAAGTATTGGATGAAGGAGATAGAAAAAGCCTTTGCTTTGGCAGAGGTTGGTGAAAATAAGAAGACTGAATATGCAAGTTTCTATCTGAAAGATGAGGCAAATTTTTGGTGGGAATCCACCAAGACTTTAGAAGAAAATGGTGTAATCATATGGCAAAGGTTAATTGAactatttctggaaaagtatctACCTCAATATTTACAAGATCAGTTGAAAGTCACGTTCTTAGAATTGAAGCAAGAAGGTATGACTATAGCAAAGTACGAGGCAAAATTTTCAGAACTGGCAAGGTTTGTGCCAGAATATGTGGGTACGGAACATAAGAAGGCAGAACGGTTTCAACAAGGACTTAAAGCATAG